One Actinoplanes missouriensis 431 DNA segment encodes these proteins:
- a CDS encoding multicopper oxidase domain-containing protein, translated as MPDTPAPARPLAHLGGLATGLALVLVAVLVGAAAQRLTGAGPAPVSAVAGVTATGHTTTVAVTAEGMRFHPGSITVPAGDRLVIELTNRDSRRHDLVLGTGARTDTIGPDATARLDAGIIGTTVDGWCSLPGHRQAGMVLTITTTGPASTAAGVTRDGDGDGDGDEHAGHTPSIDAMATPAAGFTARDATAPVSPTGRVHRLDLHVQEVQREVAPGVRQQLWTFGGTAPGPVLRGRIGDTFEITLINDGSLDHGIDFHAGALAPDQPMRPINPGERLVYRFTATKAGIWMYHCSTMPMLHHIGNGMYGAVIIDPPGLAPVDREYVLVQSELYLGADSQPGDLATMQAEQPDAVVFNGYVAQYAHRPLPARAGDRIRFWVLNAGPNRTSAFHVVGGQFDTVYREGRWQLRPGDAGGAQVLDLVPAAGGFVETVLPEAGDYPFVSHVMVDAERGARGVVAVR; from the coding sequence GTGCCCGACACTCCCGCCCCGGCCCGGCCGCTCGCGCATCTGGGCGGGCTCGCCACCGGTCTGGCGCTCGTCCTGGTCGCCGTCCTGGTCGGCGCCGCCGCTCAGCGGCTCACCGGTGCGGGGCCGGCGCCGGTGTCCGCCGTCGCGGGAGTGACAGCGACCGGCCACACCACGACCGTCGCGGTCACCGCCGAGGGGATGCGGTTCCACCCCGGCAGCATCACCGTCCCGGCCGGTGACCGGCTGGTCATCGAGCTGACCAACCGCGACTCGCGCCGCCACGACCTGGTCCTCGGGACCGGTGCCCGGACGGACACGATCGGCCCGGACGCCACCGCCCGCCTCGACGCCGGGATCATCGGAACCACCGTCGACGGCTGGTGCTCACTGCCCGGGCACCGGCAGGCCGGCATGGTCCTCACCATCACCACGACCGGGCCGGCGTCCACGGCTGCCGGCGTCACCCGCGACGGTGACGGTGACGGTGACGGTGACGAGCATGCCGGGCACACGCCGTCGATCGACGCGATGGCGACCCCGGCGGCCGGGTTCACCGCCCGGGACGCCACCGCGCCGGTCTCCCCCACCGGCCGGGTGCACCGGCTCGACCTGCACGTCCAGGAGGTTCAGCGGGAGGTCGCCCCCGGCGTGCGGCAACAGCTGTGGACGTTCGGCGGGACCGCGCCCGGCCCGGTGCTGCGCGGCCGGATCGGCGACACGTTCGAGATCACCCTGATCAACGACGGCAGCCTCGACCACGGCATCGACTTCCACGCCGGCGCGCTCGCCCCGGACCAGCCGATGCGGCCGATCAACCCCGGCGAACGACTCGTCTACCGGTTCACCGCCACCAAAGCCGGCATCTGGATGTACCACTGCTCGACGATGCCGATGCTGCACCACATCGGCAACGGCATGTACGGCGCCGTGATCATCGACCCGCCGGGTCTCGCCCCGGTGGACCGGGAGTACGTCCTGGTGCAGTCCGAGCTCTACCTCGGCGCGGACTCCCAGCCCGGCGACCTCGCCACGATGCAGGCCGAACAGCCCGACGCCGTGGTGTTCAACGGCTACGTCGCGCAGTACGCCCACCGGCCGCTGCCCGCCCGCGCCGGCGACCGGATCCGGTTCTGGGTCCTCAACGCCGGGCCGAACCGCACCAGCGCCTTCCACGTCGTCGGCGGCCAGTTCGACACCGTCTACCGCGAAGGACGCTGGCAGCTACGACCCGGCGACGCCGGTGGAGCGCAGGTGCTCGACCTGGTACCGGCCGCGGGCGGGTTCGTCGAGACGGTGCTCCCGGAGGCCGGCGACTACCCGTTCGTCAGCCACGTGATGGTCGACGCCGAACGCGGCGCCCGCGGCGTCGTCGCGGTGCGCTGA
- a CDS encoding LacI family DNA-binding transcriptional regulator → MPKPGPGLRLIDVAERAGVSLATASRALAGREGVSEEVANRVRQVSAELGYVANPYARTLAGGSSSTVGLIVHQVDDPYFSEIAGGVIQLAGEQGLLVQICHSGRDPEHELRQIRNLIAQRVGIIIVAGSGYGDPRVEAEARTVLAGYQHAGGRVAVIGRHALGADAVLPDNEAGGRALGEHLLGLGHRRIALVAGTPELNTVIDRMAGVAAALHAAGLSLDDMPIVHTDFVREGGRVATEKILEEHPDTTAIIALNDAMAMGVLAVLRERGIPVPGRMSVVGFDDVSVAGDLAPSLTTIRLPMPDMGRMALELALKPPTSRPRRRPTGQQLIVRNSTGPAPA, encoded by the coding sequence ATGCCGAAACCGGGCCCCGGGCTGCGCCTCATCGACGTCGCTGAGCGCGCGGGAGTCTCACTGGCCACGGCCTCGCGGGCGCTCGCCGGGCGCGAGGGTGTGAGCGAGGAGGTCGCCAACCGTGTCCGCCAGGTGTCCGCCGAGCTCGGGTACGTCGCGAACCCGTACGCCCGGACCCTGGCCGGCGGGTCCAGCTCCACCGTGGGGCTGATCGTGCACCAGGTCGACGACCCGTACTTCTCCGAGATCGCCGGCGGCGTCATCCAGCTCGCCGGTGAACAGGGCCTGCTCGTGCAGATCTGCCACTCCGGGCGCGATCCCGAGCACGAGCTGCGGCAGATCCGGAACCTGATCGCCCAGCGGGTCGGGATCATCATCGTGGCCGGCTCCGGGTACGGCGATCCGCGGGTGGAGGCCGAGGCCCGCACGGTCCTGGCGGGTTACCAGCACGCGGGCGGCCGGGTCGCGGTGATCGGCCGGCACGCGCTCGGCGCCGACGCGGTGCTGCCCGACAACGAGGCCGGCGGCCGCGCGCTCGGCGAGCATCTGCTCGGGCTCGGTCACCGCCGGATCGCCCTGGTCGCCGGCACCCCGGAGCTGAACACCGTGATCGACCGGATGGCCGGGGTGGCCGCCGCGCTGCACGCCGCCGGTCTCTCCCTCGACGACATGCCGATCGTGCACACCGACTTCGTCCGCGAGGGCGGCCGGGTCGCCACCGAGAAGATCCTCGAGGAGCACCCGGACACCACGGCGATCATCGCGCTCAACGACGCGATGGCGATGGGCGTGCTCGCCGTCCTCCGCGAGCGCGGCATCCCGGTGCCCGGCCGGATGTCCGTGGTCGGCTTCGACGACGTCTCGGTCGCCGGCGACCTGGCGCCCAGCCTCACCACCATCCGGCTCCCGATGCCGGACATGGGGCGGATGGCGCTCGAGCTGGCGCTGAAACCGCCGACCAGCCGCCCGCGCAGACGGCCGACCGGCCAGCAGCTGATCGTCCGCAACTCCACCGGCCCGGCACCGGCCTGA
- a CDS encoding amino acid ABC transporter substrate-binding protein → MIVTLGACGSSDGGDTQDGDPIVIGVSLPLTGDFSEPGKGVQQGYEAWQKIINEKGGLLGRQVELKILDDQSNADRVVADYEQLIGKDEVDLVFGPFSTRLVVPSARVAEEYDMLFVEPAGAAKEVFEQGFKNLFYAAPAVANDHYNHLAEKILAMPADQRPKTAAYAAMDDPFAQGTAYGLKEKLEAGGVKTVVNEVYPPNTTDFSGIAAKIADSKADVLVGGSQYQDGVNLIVALQQLGYQPELAAFSTAPTNPEFASAIGNKTAGVLSPTGYSQDAPYESNKEFVEKYTAQFGKAPEEDQANGYTTGQVVAAAVTAVGCAEQGECQQKLVDWVRANTVDTVVGPLSWDETGKPKGAHMIQQWIDGDIKIVLPEDVKEAEFLYPKPAW, encoded by the coding sequence ATGATTGTCACACTCGGCGCCTGCGGCAGCAGCGACGGTGGCGACACCCAGGACGGCGACCCGATCGTCATCGGCGTCTCCCTCCCGCTGACCGGTGACTTCTCCGAGCCCGGCAAGGGCGTCCAGCAGGGTTACGAAGCCTGGCAGAAGATCATCAACGAGAAGGGCGGCCTGCTCGGCCGCCAGGTGGAGCTGAAGATCCTCGACGACCAGTCCAATGCGGACCGGGTCGTCGCCGACTACGAGCAACTGATCGGCAAGGACGAGGTCGACCTGGTCTTCGGCCCGTTCTCGACCCGCCTCGTGGTGCCCTCGGCCCGCGTAGCCGAGGAGTACGACATGCTCTTCGTCGAGCCGGCCGGCGCCGCCAAGGAGGTGTTCGAGCAGGGCTTCAAGAACCTCTTCTACGCCGCGCCCGCGGTCGCCAACGACCACTACAACCACCTCGCCGAGAAGATCCTGGCGATGCCGGCCGACCAGCGGCCCAAGACCGCGGCCTACGCGGCGATGGACGACCCGTTCGCGCAGGGCACGGCGTACGGCCTCAAGGAGAAGCTGGAGGCCGGTGGCGTCAAGACGGTGGTGAACGAGGTCTACCCGCCGAACACCACGGACTTCTCCGGCATCGCCGCCAAGATCGCCGACTCGAAGGCGGACGTGCTGGTCGGCGGCTCGCAGTACCAGGACGGCGTGAACCTGATCGTGGCCCTCCAGCAGCTGGGCTACCAGCCGGAACTGGCCGCGTTCTCCACCGCGCCGACCAACCCGGAGTTCGCCTCGGCGATCGGCAACAAGACCGCGGGCGTGCTCTCCCCCACCGGTTACAGCCAGGACGCGCCGTACGAGAGCAACAAGGAGTTCGTCGAGAAGTACACGGCCCAGTTCGGCAAGGCGCCCGAGGAGGACCAGGCGAACGGGTACACCACCGGTCAGGTGGTGGCCGCCGCGGTGACCGCGGTCGGCTGCGCCGAGCAGGGCGAGTGCCAGCAGAAACTGGTCGACTGGGTGCGCGCCAACACGGTGGACACCGTGGTCGGCCCGCTCAGCTGGGACGAGACCGGCAAGCCGAAGGGCGCGCACATGATCCAGCAGTGGATCGACGGCGACATCAAGATCGTGTTGCCGGAGGACGTCAAGGAGGCCGAGTTCCTCTACCCGAAGCCGGCCTGGTGA
- a CDS encoding branched-chain amino acid ABC transporter permease — protein MPSGALLFQSILLGLLLGGLYALLASGLTLYFGIMRVVMIAHSAFLILAAYLAWYLHERAGIDPLLSMLVTVPLFFGAGVGLQRLLLTRLRPATLTMMSVLLTFAIALLIEGLLGYAFTGTQRRINLGYGSASLELFGARIAVVKLIAFGLAAVALTTLYLLMKRTRFGWALRATIQHRDAARLLGIDTERVAGYGFGIGLATAAIGGTALSLDTTIYPSLHWHWIGPLMAIIVVGGLGSVPGAAIAAMVLGMAQSLLQIPMGTTWAQTVFYVALFATLAFRPQGFFGGRLAQRF, from the coding sequence ATGCCATCCGGTGCGCTGCTGTTCCAGAGCATCCTGCTGGGCCTGCTGCTGGGCGGTCTCTACGCCCTGCTGGCCTCGGGGCTGACCCTCTACTTCGGCATCATGCGGGTGGTGATGATCGCCCACTCGGCGTTCCTCATCCTCGCCGCCTACCTGGCGTGGTACCTGCACGAACGGGCCGGCATCGACCCGCTGCTCTCGATGCTCGTCACGGTTCCGCTCTTCTTCGGCGCCGGTGTCGGGCTGCAGCGTCTCCTGCTCACCCGGTTACGGCCGGCCACCCTGACCATGATGTCGGTGCTGCTGACGTTCGCGATCGCGCTGCTCATCGAGGGGTTGCTCGGCTACGCGTTCACCGGCACACAGCGGCGCATCAACCTCGGGTACGGGTCGGCCAGCCTCGAGCTGTTCGGAGCCCGGATCGCGGTGGTCAAACTGATCGCGTTCGGGCTCGCCGCGGTCGCGCTCACGACGCTCTACCTGCTGATGAAGCGCACCCGTTTCGGCTGGGCGCTGCGCGCGACCATCCAGCACCGGGACGCGGCCCGGCTGCTCGGCATCGACACCGAGAGGGTGGCCGGCTACGGCTTCGGCATCGGGCTGGCCACCGCGGCGATCGGCGGCACCGCGCTGTCGCTGGACACCACGATCTATCCGTCGCTGCACTGGCACTGGATCGGCCCGCTCATGGCGATCATCGTGGTGGGCGGGCTGGGCAGCGTGCCGGGCGCGGCGATCGCGGCGATGGTGCTCGGGATGGCGCAGAGCCTGCTCCAGATCCCGATGGGCACCACCTGGGCGCAGACGGTCTTCTACGTCGCGCTCTTCGCCACCCTGGCGTTCCGGCCACAAGGGTTCTTCGGAGGCCGCCTTGCTCAACGCTTCTAG
- a CDS encoding branched-chain amino acid ABC transporter permease: MLNASRYLKIGAIVLLAVAVLAFPSVAPNPYILSAGVLVLYYAALSTSWNFVGGFTGYISLGHGALAGLGAYGTGLLVAKGGLPPFLALFAGAAAVAALAVPIGFAALRVRGASFVIVSIALVLILLLVFQSWASVTGGSRGLVVPRPFDLTRPEHHRVFYYLFAGLVTVALLAWWLIDRSRFGLGLKSIREDEDKAEALGTATFAYKLIVFVVSAGFTALAGGLYALWFGDLDPVFQFSILTGSYLVLMALLGGVRQLFGPVAGAIIVGVALEYFKVEYGDTPLHLVATGLLLALVVLFMPDGILPAIGDLLKRFDRTKRSSIREVSAAELREQRLAEAKGAAR; the protein is encoded by the coding sequence TTGCTCAACGCTTCTAGGTACCTCAAGATCGGCGCGATCGTCCTGCTCGCGGTGGCGGTCCTCGCCTTCCCGAGCGTCGCGCCGAACCCGTACATCCTGTCGGCCGGCGTGCTGGTGCTCTACTACGCGGCGCTCTCCACCTCGTGGAACTTCGTGGGCGGCTTCACCGGCTACATCTCGCTGGGGCACGGCGCGCTCGCCGGTCTGGGCGCCTACGGCACCGGTCTGCTGGTGGCGAAGGGCGGGCTTCCGCCCTTCCTCGCCCTCTTCGCGGGGGCCGCTGCGGTCGCGGCCCTCGCGGTCCCGATCGGCTTCGCCGCCCTGCGGGTACGGGGGGCGTCGTTCGTCATCGTGTCGATCGCGCTGGTCCTGATCCTCCTGCTGGTGTTCCAGAGCTGGGCCTCGGTCACCGGGGGCTCGCGCGGACTCGTCGTCCCCCGGCCGTTCGACCTGACCCGGCCCGAGCACCACCGGGTCTTCTACTACCTCTTCGCCGGACTGGTCACCGTGGCGCTGCTGGCCTGGTGGCTGATCGACAGGTCCCGGTTCGGTCTGGGACTCAAGTCGATCCGCGAGGACGAGGACAAGGCGGAGGCTCTGGGGACCGCCACCTTCGCGTACAAATTGATCGTCTTCGTGGTCTCCGCGGGTTTCACCGCTCTGGCCGGCGGGCTGTACGCGCTCTGGTTCGGCGACCTCGACCCGGTCTTCCAGTTCTCCATCCTCACCGGCTCCTACCTGGTGCTGATGGCGCTGCTGGGCGGGGTGCGGCAGCTGTTCGGCCCGGTCGCCGGCGCGATCATCGTGGGCGTCGCCCTCGAATACTTCAAGGTCGAGTACGGCGACACCCCGCTGCACCTCGTGGCGACCGGCCTGCTGCTCGCGCTCGTGGTGCTCTTCATGCCGGACGGCATCCTGCCGGCCATCGGCGACCTGCTGAAACGCTTCGACCGGACCAAGCGGTCCTCGATCCGTGAGGTCAGCGCTGCCGAGCTTCGCGAGCAACGCCTCGCCGAGGCGAAAGGAGCGGCCCGATGA
- a CDS encoding ABC transporter ATP-binding protein yields the protein MTATSLATHELRKAFGGVTALDGATVEFQHGKVNALIGPNGSGKTTFFNCVTGMIKPDSGVVSYAGKDITGKAPHRIARHGLGRTFQLCRTFPRMTALENVLSAVQPKGLIGGLRGAKRRSEIDRAMSWLTRLGIEHLAGNEARDMSWGQQKLLELAGVLMAEPATVLLDEPAGGVNPALLDRIGVLVRELNAEGRTFVIVEHNMDLVMSISDHIVVFDRGRPIAEGPPSVIKTDERVLGAYLGV from the coding sequence ATGACCGCGACCTCCCTGGCCACCCACGAGCTGCGCAAGGCGTTCGGCGGCGTGACCGCGCTGGACGGCGCCACCGTCGAGTTCCAGCACGGCAAGGTGAACGCGCTGATCGGGCCGAACGGCTCCGGCAAGACGACGTTCTTCAACTGCGTGACCGGCATGATCAAGCCGGACAGCGGCGTGGTCAGCTACGCCGGCAAGGACATCACCGGCAAGGCGCCGCACCGGATCGCCCGGCACGGCCTCGGTCGCACCTTCCAGCTCTGCCGGACCTTCCCTCGCATGACGGCGCTGGAGAACGTGCTCTCCGCCGTACAGCCGAAGGGGTTGATCGGGGGTCTGCGCGGGGCGAAGCGCCGCAGCGAGATCGACCGGGCGATGAGCTGGCTGACCCGGCTCGGCATCGAGCACCTGGCCGGCAACGAGGCCCGGGACATGTCCTGGGGGCAGCAGAAACTTCTCGAACTGGCGGGCGTGCTGATGGCGGAGCCGGCGACCGTGCTGCTCGACGAGCCGGCCGGCGGGGTGAACCCGGCGCTGCTGGACCGGATCGGGGTGCTGGTCCGCGAACTGAACGCGGAGGGCCGCACCTTCGTGATCGTGGAGCACAACATGGACCTGGTCATGAGCATCAGCGACCACATCGTGGTCTTCGACCGGGGCCGCCCGATCGCCGAGGGACCGCCGTCGGTGATCAAGACGGACGAGCGCGTGTTGGGGGCATACCTTGGCGTCTGA
- a CDS encoding ABC transporter ATP-binding protein: protein MASELSLVDIVAGYGRAAPVLRGFSVEVPAGKIVCLVGPNGAGKSTVLKVAGGLLKPRDGKVLVGGEDVTGRGPQAMLAAGVSLVLQGHSVFREMTVEENVLLGAYTLRDKALLSKRVAFVKEVFPVVADRWGSLAGLLSGGQQKQVEFARSLMVDPKVVLLDEPSMGLDPKATGTVFEQVVRMRDAGTAVLLVEQNARRALETADLGCVLDLGRVHISGPASELLADPQLGELYLGGRPAEPGVKPKI from the coding sequence TTGGCGTCTGAGCTTTCTCTCGTCGACATCGTCGCCGGTTACGGCCGCGCGGCGCCGGTGCTCCGCGGCTTCAGCGTCGAGGTGCCGGCCGGGAAGATCGTCTGTCTGGTGGGGCCGAACGGCGCCGGCAAGTCCACCGTGCTGAAGGTGGCCGGTGGCCTGCTCAAACCCCGGGACGGGAAGGTGCTGGTCGGCGGCGAGGACGTCACCGGCCGGGGGCCGCAGGCCATGCTCGCGGCCGGGGTGTCGCTGGTGCTGCAGGGGCACAGCGTGTTCCGGGAGATGACCGTCGAGGAGAACGTGCTGCTCGGCGCGTACACGCTGCGCGACAAGGCCCTTCTCAGCAAGCGCGTGGCGTTCGTGAAAGAGGTCTTCCCGGTGGTCGCCGACCGCTGGGGATCGCTCGCCGGTCTGCTCTCCGGCGGGCAGCAGAAACAGGTGGAGTTCGCCCGGTCGCTGATGGTGGACCCGAAGGTCGTCCTGCTGGACGAGCCGTCGATGGGTCTCGACCCGAAAGCAACCGGCACGGTGTTCGAACAGGTCGTGCGGATGCGTGACGCCGGCACGGCGGTGCTGCTCGTCGAGCAGAACGCCCGCCGCGCGCTGGAGACCGCGGACCTCGGGTGCGTGCTCGACCTCGGGCGCGTGCACATCTCCGGGCCTGCCTCGGAACTACTGGCTGATCCACAGCTCGGGGAGCTCTATCTCGGCGGCCGTCCCGCCGAGCCTGGTGTAAAACCGAAGATCTGA
- a CDS encoding LamG-like jellyroll fold domain-containing protein, whose protein sequence is MRRALGVTVAAVLVAALGTPVNAGDPGPRDVHPSLRSDLIAFYDFDHPMPDDPALERDQGRSSTEIELINGGAAQRIPDNAYPGSRRALQTKQVTPDATTNDDWKAGVYSATGVRTLRAFNAVGGTTVMGWFKRSMDGPLLNTVTPAPDDRFNAIGLAGVLTGDSDGHGVRALLELIDVQGTLRLVALGRRLDGGASQTFAATEDWKTLLPKDKWVHLAATFDFNAGTMALYRNGVPVEGFYTVTGDPWLVSGPGPHVTTATDPRGIKIGGSFPQNTVERNPCDCRMDALMFLDRSLTARDVANQYRYMRNRG, encoded by the coding sequence ATGAGACGAGCCCTAGGAGTCACCGTCGCCGCCGTCCTGGTGGCGGCCCTCGGAACACCGGTCAACGCGGGGGATCCAGGCCCGCGTGACGTCCATCCGTCCCTCCGCTCCGATCTGATCGCGTTCTACGACTTCGACCACCCGATGCCCGACGATCCGGCCCTCGAACGGGACCAGGGCCGGTCCTCCACCGAGATCGAACTGATCAACGGTGGGGCCGCCCAGCGGATACCGGACAACGCGTACCCGGGCAGCCGGCGGGCCCTGCAGACGAAGCAGGTAACCCCGGACGCGACGACCAACGACGACTGGAAGGCCGGCGTCTACTCGGCGACCGGCGTGCGCACGCTGCGGGCCTTCAACGCCGTGGGCGGCACCACGGTGATGGGCTGGTTCAAGCGCTCCATGGACGGCCCGCTGCTCAACACCGTCACCCCGGCGCCGGACGACAGGTTCAACGCGATCGGCCTGGCCGGCGTGCTGACCGGCGACTCCGACGGGCACGGCGTCCGCGCCCTGCTGGAGCTGATCGACGTGCAGGGCACGCTGCGGCTGGTCGCCCTCGGCAGGCGGCTCGACGGTGGCGCCTCGCAGACGTTCGCGGCGACCGAGGACTGGAAGACCCTGCTGCCCAAGGACAAGTGGGTGCACCTCGCCGCCACGTTCGACTTCAACGCCGGGACGATGGCGTTGTACCGCAACGGCGTGCCGGTCGAGGGCTTCTACACCGTGACCGGCGACCCGTGGCTGGTCAGCGGTCCCGGCCCGCACGTCACCACGGCCACCGACCCGCGTGGCATCAAGATCGGCGGGAGCTTCCCGCAGAACACCGTCGAGCGCAACCCGTGTGACTGCCGGATGGACGCGCTCATGTTCCTGGACCGCTCACTGACGGCCCGGGACGTCGCGAACCAGTACCGCTACATGAGAAACCGGGGGTAA
- a CDS encoding PQQ-dependent sugar dehydrogenase, with translation MAFPGRAMAAEAIDDPIPNEPVMSRLGLVLDEYAQFPQSFTNPPLTDQRLNRIARINTILELPDGSGRRAVPDLNGNLYLVKNGVPHVYLDVAATFAPQFFSGRGLGQGFGYVTFHPDFKKNGLFYTIHTEQATLTTAVPDYEQSGTTLFHGVINEWTATNPAADTFAGTHRELLRIGFAGQIHGIQEINFNPTAKRGTAEYGKLYLAVGDGGIGVRTTDPQNLAIPHGKLLRIDPRGTDSANGKYGIPADNPFAGQAGALGEIWSYGYRDPHRFSWDPATGRMYLGHIGEKTIEAIYEVRRGDNMGWSEREGAFVFDRNATNVCDRLYPLPENDAEYGYVYPVAAYDHNPAPDWNCTSDVGVAVAGGFVYRGHAIPALRGKYVFGDLVAGNVFYTEVSEMKRGGPPATIHRLHLFNSAGESVRMQQLSGPGAPGDPNRVDLRFGTDNRGELYILAKANGKVWKVTGTKTFAAGPVGHHRVHGTAVAANWAPVTPSKWQFTGRELILAEAGADPGAPRRPFEYAVLTKGPAFSSVEVNAEVRLDTPVDVSNRDVIIVFGYQSPTQFYYAHLSSDNTIYPHNGIFKVNNADRERIDYQWNGRSRGANPAITDTAWHDVKVKHLPASGQIAVYVDGGKDPIMTAVDKTFASGRVGFGSFDNIGRARDFTVTGTPAP, from the coding sequence GTGGCTTTCCCCGGCCGGGCGATGGCCGCCGAGGCGATCGACGACCCGATCCCGAACGAGCCGGTCATGTCCCGGCTCGGGCTCGTGCTCGACGAGTACGCGCAGTTCCCGCAGTCGTTCACCAACCCGCCGCTGACCGATCAGCGCCTCAACCGGATCGCCCGGATCAACACGATCCTGGAGCTGCCGGACGGCTCGGGCCGCCGCGCGGTGCCCGACCTCAACGGCAACCTGTACCTGGTGAAGAACGGGGTACCGCACGTCTACCTCGACGTGGCGGCCACGTTCGCACCGCAGTTCTTCTCCGGCCGGGGCCTGGGCCAGGGCTTCGGGTACGTGACGTTCCACCCCGACTTCAAGAAGAACGGCCTGTTCTACACGATCCACACCGAGCAGGCGACGCTGACCACGGCGGTACCGGATTACGAGCAGTCCGGCACCACGCTCTTCCACGGCGTGATCAATGAGTGGACCGCCACGAACCCGGCTGCCGACACGTTCGCCGGCACCCATCGTGAGCTGCTGCGAATCGGCTTCGCCGGCCAGATCCACGGCATTCAGGAGATCAACTTCAACCCGACGGCGAAGCGTGGCACCGCCGAGTACGGCAAGCTGTACCTCGCTGTCGGCGACGGCGGCATCGGCGTGCGCACCACCGACCCGCAGAACCTCGCCATCCCGCACGGCAAGCTGCTGCGGATCGACCCGCGCGGCACCGACTCGGCCAACGGCAAGTACGGCATCCCCGCCGACAACCCGTTCGCCGGCCAGGCCGGGGCGCTCGGCGAGATCTGGTCCTACGGTTACCGCGACCCGCACCGGTTCAGCTGGGACCCGGCCACCGGCCGGATGTACCTCGGCCACATCGGCGAGAAGACCATCGAGGCGATCTACGAGGTCCGGCGCGGCGACAACATGGGCTGGAGCGAGCGGGAGGGCGCGTTCGTCTTCGACCGCAACGCCACGAACGTCTGCGACAGGCTCTACCCGCTGCCGGAGAACGACGCCGAGTACGGGTACGTCTACCCGGTCGCCGCGTACGACCACAACCCGGCGCCGGACTGGAACTGCACCTCCGACGTCGGTGTCGCGGTCGCCGGCGGCTTCGTCTACCGGGGTCACGCGATCCCGGCGCTGCGCGGCAAGTACGTCTTCGGCGACCTGGTCGCCGGCAACGTCTTCTACACCGAGGTCAGCGAGATGAAGCGCGGTGGCCCGCCGGCCACCATCCACCGGCTGCACCTGTTCAACTCCGCCGGCGAGTCGGTCCGGATGCAGCAGCTCTCCGGCCCCGGCGCGCCGGGCGACCCGAACCGGGTGGACCTTCGGTTCGGCACCGACAACCGGGGTGAGCTCTACATCCTGGCCAAGGCGAACGGCAAGGTGTGGAAGGTGACCGGCACGAAGACCTTCGCCGCCGGTCCGGTCGGGCACCACCGGGTGCACGGGACCGCCGTCGCCGCCAACTGGGCGCCGGTGACCCCGTCGAAGTGGCAGTTCACCGGCCGGGAGCTGATCCTCGCCGAGGCCGGCGCCGACCCGGGCGCGCCGCGGCGGCCGTTCGAGTACGCGGTGCTGACCAAGGGCCCGGCGTTCTCCAGCGTGGAGGTGAACGCGGAGGTACGGCTGGACACCCCGGTCGACGTGTCGAACCGGGACGTGATCATCGTGTTCGGCTACCAGTCACCGACGCAGTTCTACTACGCGCACCTGTCCAGCGATAACACGATCTACCCGCACAACGGCATCTTCAAGGTCAACAACGCCGATCGGGAGCGGATCGACTACCAGTGGAACGGCCGGTCGCGCGGGGCCAACCCGGCGATCACCGACACCGCCTGGCACGACGTCAAGGTCAAGCACCTGCCGGCCAGCGGGCAGATCGCCGTCTACGTCGACGGCGGCAAGGATCCGATCATGACGGCGGTGGACAAGACGTTCGCCTCCGGCCGGGTCGGGTTCGGGTCGTTCGACAACATCGGGCGGGCCCGGGACTTCACGGTCACCGGAACTCCCGCGCCGTGA
- a CDS encoding MBL fold metallo-hydrolase, with amino-acid sequence MREVVDGVFELPLGYVNVHVVVTDDGLVLVDTGLPRRAPAIERALKGIRRSLGEVRTVLVTHHHPDHVGSLAEVRRRTGARVVVHAADAPHITGAFPAPPPAGRLGKLVSKLIGTVEPTKVDQLVGDGAEPLPGFTALHTPGHTRGHLSYLLDRAGGVLFAGDAAGSRKGTVAPPPDLVTADPAEARASLARLAEREFEHAVFGHGRAVTGRAVARFREAVAG; translated from the coding sequence GTGCGGGAAGTGGTCGACGGGGTCTTCGAGCTCCCACTGGGATACGTCAACGTGCACGTGGTCGTCACCGACGACGGGCTGGTCCTGGTGGACACCGGCCTGCCGCGCCGGGCGCCGGCCATCGAGCGGGCCCTGAAAGGGATCCGGCGCAGCCTCGGTGAGGTGCGGACCGTGCTGGTCACCCATCACCACCCGGACCACGTCGGCAGCCTGGCCGAGGTGCGCCGGCGCACCGGGGCACGGGTGGTCGTGCACGCGGCCGACGCGCCGCACATCACCGGCGCGTTCCCGGCCCCGCCGCCGGCGGGCCGGCTGGGGAAGCTGGTCAGCAAGCTGATCGGCACGGTCGAGCCGACGAAGGTGGACCAGCTGGTGGGCGACGGCGCCGAGCCGCTCCCCGGTTTCACCGCGCTGCACACGCCCGGGCACACCCGTGGCCATCTGTCGTACCTGCTGGACCGTGCCGGCGGCGTGCTCTTCGCCGGGGACGCGGCCGGCAGCCGCAAGGGGACGGTCGCGCCGCCGCCCGACCTGGTCACCGCGGATCCGGCGGAGGCGCGGGCCAGCCTGGCGCGTCTCGCCGAGAGGGAGTTCGAGCACGCGGTGTTCGGGCACGGCCGGGCGGTGACCGGCCGTGCCGTCGCGCGGTTCCGTGAGGCCGTGGCCGGGTAG